One stretch of Desulfonatronum thiosulfatophilum DNA includes these proteins:
- a CDS encoding PRC-barrel domain-containing protein, which yields MNRLQPEQGYSFVDHTAVSVDELRNSYVYDSNHKQISGVKDVIVTSDRVEKFILDVGGFLGIGAHTVAISPSEIEIHKNNLGDIRIYIPMTKEQLKDLPEYAGKTSTF from the coding sequence ATGAATAGATTACAACCTGAACAAGGTTACAGCTTTGTTGATCATACCGCGGTATCCGTGGATGAGCTGAGAAATTCCTATGTATATGATTCCAATCATAAACAAATCTCCGGTGTAAAAGATGTGATTGTCACGTCAGATAGGGTTGAGAAGTTTATCCTCGATGTCGGCGGATTTCTCGGAATTGGTGCGCACACCGTTGCGATCTCTCCCAGTGAAATCGAGATCCATAAGAACAATCTTGGTGATATCCGTATTTATATTCCAATGACGAAAGAGCAATTGAAAGATCTTCCTGAGTATGCAGGTAAGACATCGACCTTTTGA
- a CDS encoding phage holin family protein yields the protein MENKMESKSPAQGESFRELFEQLASNLSNIVRDEIELVIRRAQEKAAEFRGGVVALIIGAVICFIAFIPLSIALIIWLASHMAPAMAALVSGGAFLFLGVLIALIGYTKLKKAFRK from the coding sequence ATGGAAAACAAAATGGAAAGCAAAAGTCCTGCACAAGGCGAATCTTTTCGTGAGCTATTTGAACAACTTGCCAGCAACTTGTCAAATATAGTTCGCGATGAAATCGAACTTGTCATTCGAAGAGCCCAGGAAAAGGCGGCGGAGTTTCGTGGCGGAGTCGTAGCGCTGATCATAGGTGCGGTTATCTGCTTTATCGCTTTCATACCTCTCAGTATCGCACTCATCATCTGGCTCGCTTCACATATGGCCCCTGCCATGGCGGCGCTCGTCAGCGGAGGGGCGTTCTTATTTCTTGGAGTCCTCATTGCCCTTATCGGCTATACGAAATTGAAAAAAGCGTTTCGGAAGTAA